Genomic DNA from Dioscorea cayenensis subsp. rotundata cultivar TDr96_F1 chromosome 1, TDr96_F1_v2_PseudoChromosome.rev07_lg8_w22 25.fasta, whole genome shotgun sequence:
TTAAAATTCTGGCATGTTCTATTTTGTCATCTGCTACTTGTGTAATCACCAATTTGCTTCAGGCTATTGTTGGTGGTCCAATATTTGCTGGAGCTTGTGTTTCTCCTGCCCTTCCTTCTCAGGTATGAACCAATATGTTCATGCATATGGCGTCTTTTACATTGTAAGCTTTGGATAATTATGAGGGACATGGCAATGCTATTTGTTAATTATGCTGCACTATATCACTAACTCTAGTGCTGGAGACTGGAGTTGTAGGTTCTGTAGCTATTATTATAGTCAGAGGCTTTTCTTCTGGTAATGCATTATATGCTGCCCGCCTTCCAACTTATTTGCTGTATTTATGTAATTTGTCTTCAATTCTTATTGTTATTCTGTAAGGTCAGTGTTTCTAGATGTTTCTTGCATATCATCTTATTACAACCGTCCAGTAAAATTTGTAACTAATGATCAATTTCCTTATATGATTTGTAGTCTAATGATCCTTCTGTGATTCTTCTGCATTGGAAATGCTTGCAGGTGTTGATATGCTGTCGAAATGGCATCCTTTATTCCTTTGATATGGTAAATCCTGGCATCCTATATGTTTGCATCGTTTGCTAATTTCGACAATTCCATCACTAGTAATTAGTTAGATCTGGAAATGAATGTAAGAACAGGAATCAAAGTGTTTACTGGTTGTATTGTACTGATGGTTTTTCTAGTAAAACATGCTTTGGCTTAGTGATTGTGAAAGCTGATGTGAGATTCATGTTCCATTGTGAATTTAAGTAGATTGCAGAATATGCTCACTGCAATAAATTAGTCATTTGTACTGAAGTTTGTAACTAAACAAGCTTTTGAAACCTCCTGAGCAAATTCAAGTTTAGCCCAGAAATCACTTGCTGAGTTCCAATATGCTGTTTTATAGTTTTTACCTGAAGAAATTTTTAGTTTGATCACCCTACAATCTGGCGTGGTTACAGGAAGCAGGAACTTTGCTATGGGAATATGAATCCAGTGATCCGATTACAGCCTCAGCTTACATTGATGAGCAAATTTGTCTGGCATCGGAACAGTCAAGTTCATGTGAGCGGTAGGAAACCAGTTAGCATCCGAGCTATTGTTTGTTTCTCCATTGAAGTTGAGCAGAagtcttctattttatttttgttttcaggtTAGCTTGCATTTGCAGTTGCACTGGGAAAGTGCACGTGCTCAAGATCAGTTCGGATATTGAGGGCAAAAGGTTTAATCAGTCCAGAGATTTAGGAAGGCCACTGGTGCAGGAATTTGCTGTTATGAACCTCCCAGGGGATGTATTCTCCTCACCTGTGATGATTGGCGGCCGTATCTTTGTTGGCTGCAGGGATGATTATGTGCACTGCCTTAATGTTGTCTTCTGATCTCATCTTGCTGTTAAAATGTTTTGCGGCAGGTATGCATCAAGAATCACTCCTTTTTCAGCTTCTTGCCTGAAAGAGCGTGCACACACACAACCGCATGTGCCCACAAATTCAGTCGCTAATACAGCCAACCTTTGTTAACTGTTGTCTGAATGTACTATTCCTTTTCCAATTTAATACATAATAGTAGTACACACCCACACGCGTTCAGTATAGTTAAGTCTACAACTCCTGCAGTATATTATTAGCTTTTAGATGCTTGTATGCCATTGCAAATTTATGCCACAGATTCTTTTTAGAATAGTATTATagcttttgttattttattcacttctctatggatttattggttttattaatgaatattttttctaatattatcaGGTTTTCTGAATGGTTATCAGGCATCAGAATATCTCTGAGGTATTAATTTTGTACAtggaaaaaactatttttatatttaaagtaCCATATTCTGTCTTCTGTTGAAACTTAGTCCAGAACCCACAAAATTTTGTTCATGTTGGTTAAGTGGATTTATGTAGTTATATCGTTGCATTCATATGGTGAAGGAAACTGTGGATGTGGTTTGATACCTTAAAATTCgtccaaaaaaaaataggtaCCATGTGAATATCCCTCTGATATTCTCCTGTATATCAACTAGGTTCTCAGATGATTGTCACAAACTATAGTCTTCAGTTAGGTTAAGTCAAGTTTGGTTAGTTACATGCGATCTTATACACCGGAGTATATATTATGTTGCCTCATctggttaaaaataataacattaatgaatgcatttttaaatgaaagttCCTGAACAAGTCAAACCATATGTAACAAACTCACAGGCTAAACTCATTAAATTGACAAATTTTATGTGTGTGTGGCTAACTGTGCTCCCTTCTGCAGGTTGGCTAGGTACACACGTGCATGCAATCGATAGCAGCTGTGGTCAAGGGAATGTGAATGAACCACCGATCTGAGAATTATTAGGATCAGAAGGATTAATGGCCTCCCAGAGCAGTGAAATACCGATAGCCAGAATCCCAGACCAAACAAACACAATGGTAGGCGTCCTCCCCCTCCTCCCCATAAGCCCCTTTGCAAATGGATACATATGAGCCAACACCCAGAAGCTAAAGAACACCCCTCCCAGCAACTTACTCCACTGTGGCACCACACTGTAAATCGTCCTACTAATTCCCACAGCAATGGCAATCAAATTCACCATCATGATCGTGATGGGTGGTATCATCAATGAAGTCCACTTCACCACATACAGCTCTGCAAACTCATCATCCATATCATCCCCAGCCGATTTAGAAGTCAATGTGAAAGATATCTCAATCCCAGCCACCACTTTGAGCAACCCTTGCAACACCGCTGCCAAGTGTGCACTTGTCCCTCCAATAAGCCAGAACTGCTCATTCCTCCACCACTCCTCCAGTGCAATCCCGGACCACTTCACCTCCAGCACTGCCAACATGCACAGCGTGATCGTGATCACCAGCAAGTAGGTGAGAAAAGCCACATTCAAATTCTGCACTATGAACTGCCCGGAGAAAAGCGACAGTGCCGGGAGAAAACAATACACGATCAGGAACACTGAAGTGAAAGGGTATACACCAACGTTCAAGTATGCAAGTCTCTGCAGAAGCTTCATCCTGTGGCTGGCGAACAGCGCGTTGTTGCGCGAGAAGAAGATCTCGACTGAACCTGTCGCCCAGCGTAGCACTTGGTGTAGCCTGTCTGTGAGATTGATTGGTGCTGTGCCACGGAATGCATCGCGCTTTGTCACACAGTACACTGATCTCCAGCCTCGGTTGTGCATTCTATACCCAGTGACGACGTCCTCAGTCACTGAACCATAGATCCAACCCACTCTCTGGCCCCATTCTGTCTTGTCCTCATACCAGCATGAGATGGTACTGATCGCCTCCGCCACGGTTGATGCATCCAACAGATCTCGTGGGATTGTTAGTGCGCCCGGTGGCCGGCCATTCTTCACTGATGGGTGGTCTGCCAGTGGCCGGCCTTGGAACTCCGCTACTGGGATTGAATCAATGAAGAAATTCGAGTTACCGAACCTTTTAGGAAATGTTGACATGTTCATCAAGCCATCATCTGAGTCACCCATACGCAATGCCATTGTCTCCTCCGATGATGCCGCCACCACCACAGCTGAACTCCGATTCTTCAACCGTGGAGGATCGAAACCATAGAGAGCTATGCGGCGGAAGAGGCAACCAGTGCCAACATACACTGGTCCTTGAAGGCCATCTAGTGCTCTCATGTTGACATCAAAGAAGACAGTGTTGTGATTAGCGTATCGGTCAGATGGATCAATGCCTTCAAACCTCTGCGGGAATTGAACATAGGAAATGCGATCACCTCCACGGTCTAACATGAAACACATGCCTTCACGGATAGCTTGTGAATTGTAGATATAATGATCACAGTCAAGGTTGAGCATGAATGGTCCATTGGACATGATAGCAGAAGCCCGGACGAGGGCGTTCATGGCCCCTGCTTTTTTGTTGTGGTCATAACCAGGTCTTTTCTCACGAGAGAGGTAGACCAACATTGGTAGCCTGATGTCCACATCGGTTAAGTCTATCATCTTCCCTTCTTCATTCCCTGTCAATGGTTCTTCACTTGGTGGCTTCAGCATCACCTGAATGATTCCAGCATGATCACCACGGGTATGGTCAGGGGATGAGTTGAGCCAGGTACCAGGCCAGTGTGTTCCATCAGCCATCCAAGTAGCTTTGGGGATCTTCACAGGCTCCATGGGAGGTTCTTCTCCATTCCCATGAACACCAGCACCAGCATTCTGATCTCTTTGAAGTTTCATGGCCTTGATCTCTTCACGAGCATGAAAAGCATCAGACCGCCTCCTTATAGACTCAGGCAAGCCGTTGATCCTAACTTTGAACTCATCATATTCTCTCTTCACCCTCCTCCTATCCTTCACAAAATCTGGCTTCACTTTGTTCTTATAAGGATCCCTCTTGAGATTGAAGTAACTCTCTGGATTCCTCGGTTCAATGTCGTGTTTCCGGCAAAATGGAACCCAGATATTTGCAAAGCTAGCTGCTTCGGCCATTGCCTCGAAAGTTAATAATGCACCACCATCATCAGAAACATAGCAAGCTAGTTTCTCCACCGGGTAGTCAGCCGCAAGAATGGAGAGTATGGTGTTAGAGGTGACTAAAGGAGGCTCTTTCTCCGGATCAGCAGTGGAGACGAAAACATCGATGCCAGGGAGATCAGACTTGCCTGCAGGATTATTTGGTCCGGGAGACTCAAACTTCTCTTTGAGCACAGACAAGTCAGTAGCACGGTTAACAGGAAAAAGCTTGGGCAATTGATCTAAAATCCATGAGAAGGCAAACCATAGCTCACACACTACAGACATTCCCCACAACCAAACAGCATCCTTGTTCTTATGTGTTATTCTCCATGCCAGAAACAACCCAAGCGCTGCCATtctcacaacaacaagaagtctGCATTATGATATAGGTAGATTAATATCttacttttataattaatgcatgcatgcatgaacacGTAATTGTGCGTGTACGTACCTATAAGGACTCAAGACAGCAGCAGGGACTTTAAGCTTCCTGGTAAGAGGTCTCCAAGGTTTAGCCATAAGCTGAGAAgggtgatgatggtgatgatgatgatgatgagcatGGCCACCATCACCGTCCATCTCATCATCGTCAtgatcctcctcctcctcctgtGGCCAAATAGCATTCCCATACCCATACGTCCCTTTAGTCTCAAACAACCAACGGTTATGATCAAACTCTCCAGTTTGACTCCTCATCAACTGTTTCTTGGAATTCATCAGTGACAAGCTCCTCTGCATCTTGGTCGGTGCCGGCGGCGGCAATGACAACGGCCTCCCGGGAGTGACAGCACCAAGCAACAACTCCTCCATCTCTGTATTCCTATACATATCTTTGCAACCAGGACAGACGGCACCACCGAGCTTGACTGCATCATTGAAACAGTCAGTGCATATCTTGAAGTCACACTCGCAAGGAATGACATCCATGGCCTTGTTGTCACATCCAGTGACGGTGCAGAGAGATGCTCCTTTGGAGGCAGCACCGGCGGTGGGCATTTGAGTGTCAGAGTCAGTGACTTTGTCCATGAGGTGAGCACGAGTGGCGCTGTTGAAGCCGCCGGTGAAGAGGGAGTTGGAGACGTATTGTTCTTCAACCTTGGTGGAGATGGAGGGGTCCATGGTGAGAAGTTCCATGGGGCGGTTGTCAGGGGTGGGAGGGATGAGGACATGGTAGTTGGTGAAATATTCTTTGGAGAAGTCTGTGCTGCCCAGCTCGCTTTCAAGGTCGTCCCTGGAGTAGCCCACGTACCGGCCTGAACTAGTCCGGCGGGCGAAGGTGACTGTgggcggtggtggtggtgtggGTCTTATGTTCGGAGATCTCCTTGGAGTTCCGTTTGATGTCATCTCCcttgtcttttttttcctttgtattACTATTTGTGTTCTCTCTCCCTATGTAAATGTGGACACTGGACAGGTAAAGAAAACTAATGAATCATTGTCAAAATATTAGGATACAACATCTTATATGTACCAATCAGGGAAACATTTTATGATCTGTTAAAATTTTGGAAGTttgttatatgtatatgtatatgcctatatatatatatatatatatatgtctatatctgtgtataatatttttatttttgcataatttGAGGATTATGTTATGTTATGTTATGTTAGTTAATATGGGTTTGGATtggttttgaaaatttgaattgaatattaggatcatttgctcTTGGAAAAGGGCAAAGCTTTGATGCTCtagtaagaaaagaaaaattgtcTATAAAACCATTTAATATAAAAGGTAATATCTTAATCTATCACACTGTTATAtaaaaaagcatgaaaaagaTTTTTCCGATTTGAAGGAATTTTCTCTTATGTATTTGTATACGATCATGGAATTTGAGCCAAAAACGAATCTTTTTGgtttaagaaaaatttacatTAGAGAAGCCATTTATGCTCTTGTTCTCTCTCGTAcccatatataataatatacttcAAATGAATTGAATGAGATGTTAGAGATTCTTAGATGATTATTGTTTCGGCTAAGAGAAGATAAAAAGTTTTTCCTAAAAGAAagactttttcttttgtaatgtaatcttccgaaaaaaaaaattaagcatttGTTTTCTGATGATTACATTCTACTGCAAAAAGATGTAAAATTCATGCTAAAAAGAACTTTCACTCTTCaggttaaaagaaaaaaaaattaataaggaaAAACATCAGTGAAGGAATGCAATagaatttttcttctttctatgctaattatcagaaaaaaaaaactgaatctTTTTCAGTCTGATGATTGAATTCTACTTGAAAAAGATGCAAACTTTCTCACAGAAAAACTTtgcttttcaattaaaaacttcataaaaattaacaaggAAAAGATACATACCTTTGAGGCTTCCCTTGAAAAGAATCAAATCATATCAAGAAAACTTGAATGTCAATGGCCGACCAACTTCATTCTCtatatacaaatacatacatatacacacacacacataaagatagatatatatatacacacacacatcaagatagaaataaaaaaaaaataagaaaaaaaaaaaataaataagaaaagttTTTAATCATAGTGAGACCGCTTCTTAGCTAGAAAAACCAAACAGGAGTTGTCACTGGTTTTCAACTAATCCGAAAATGAAACCATTCAAAAAGCTCTGAGCTTTTTGAGTTCCATGAACTCCAACTGGAAGCCCAGGATTTGGTCTGGTGAGGTGTCAATAAGACAACCAGAAAGAAGCATTCTTTGGGTTTTCTTAAATGAGGGAATCTTGTCCGGAAGTGGACTTCCCGAGTGTAAGTTGTCTTCCACATAGTACCAGTGCCTCAAATGCCGGCTCTCCTCTAAGACGCCATTTCAATGTCTTTAGAATTTTATACCAGTTCTTGGGTTcatgttttatgtttgttttatcaTTATATTTATACTTTGATAACATGCATCCTGGATATTTACTAATGTAATCTTTTTATTAACCTTGGAATGATGCATTTAAACTTTCTTTTATCACAAGCTCACCTGTTTCAATGATTCAGTGTATTCTGAGAACAAAGACAAGTATCCACATTTCTGAGACATTTGGCAGCAATCtacttagcaatttttccaaATACTGatcaaataataattcataatgGTACAGGGGAGATCATCCTggacaaagaaagagaagagaaactAAGAATTCGTACATATATAATCCAATTGTGCGACAGCTAACAACTCTAGAGTCGGCACCAGAACAGACGGGTTAGACAGATATCTCAAGTAAATTCCTATACAAAGAAGACGATCACTAGTTTTCACCACAACACCAGTTGCAGAAGTAAGCCGCCCGCTTTGATCGCATTATTAAGCATCCAGTCTGAGAGCAACATTTGCATTGAGGTAGCTGGAATCTGATCCGGCAGCAGCAGTTAGTAGTGAAAGTAGTGTTGGTGGTTTTAGACGATGTTTTTGGTGTCTTCTGAAGGCTTTGCCGAATCTTTTTAAGATGGCTTGCTGTTGTTGTGCTCTCCATTTCCTGGACAAATCGATTAAGATGACGAATGTAGTCCGGATAAAGCTCAAGGTTACAATGACCGCCTCCTTTGATCCAAAGAGGCTCGTAAGGTTCCTTTGCAAGCTTCCACAGTCCATTACCATGAAACCAGTTCACCACATCGTCATCGGTTCCCTATGTGTTAAGTCAGAAAACAATgtcaacatataaaaaaatctcattcaCAACTCTGATATTTCGACTAACTATACTTTTCAGATATTGGTTATGAAGATATCTCGCTTACATGAATGACAAGGACGGGGCACTTCActtttttgattttgttgatattcTGCATCGACAAATAAACTTATTAGAATCTGATGTTGCTAGTTGAATTCGTGATGCAATTCAATGCCAGAAACTCACTTTGTAAATGTCGAAGCAGAGAGTTATATTCATGTGGCAAAGCACACGGAGGCCTGACAATATGGCACTGTGAAGCACAACACCTCGTAACCTTGGCAATCGAGCTGCCAAGTGTAGCGTAGGACCACTACCAACAGATTGGCCGTATAAAATCAAGTCCTCCTGACTAATTCCATACTCTGTCTCCAGACATTGGTATATTGCTTCAATGTCGGCATAAGTATTTGATTCGCTTGGCtacattgaaaaataaacaaagtgtTGATGGTCCGTGTAAATTCTCACAATGAATTCTAGTTTAAGGCTAATAACAGGTTCTACTTTGAAGATATTCAGTGCTTTAATCCAACAAATAGCACTGACATCTGATCACAATACAAGAATGAGTTCCGAAGACACTACAAATCCAGAGTAATTGTACATACCTTACCAGTCGAAGCTCCATACCCAGAGTAATCATATCTATAATGTAAAGAATGCAAAATTAAGTTAGGATCATTTAAGCAAATGAAAggagagaagaaaacaaagttatATTCTATCAGTTTTAAACACAATCCAAGTTAAAACAACAAAGAATGATTAGAAATGACcatgaatttaaaataatgcaTTCAATCCATTCAAAGAAATAGAACTTCATTTCAAATATATAGCATCACTTGGAATAACCACAAGCAACAATTCAGAACAAAACATTGAAAGCATCATTGACTATCACACATTTTCGAACAAAGTCATCACTTCCAGAAGTCATTTTACAGCGcgataaataataaaagcatGCCATTGCTTTCATTGTCATCCATTCAATCCTTACAATAACTGTGCACATTTAAAGAGCACATATGCAATCTTAAGCAGACTTGAACAACAGCAAATGCATAACCAAAAGCAGAACATAGGAAACAATCTCACCGAACaagggaaaaaagaaagaagttcgAAACTAGAGTGCATACTGCATGCAATgtggaagaaggagaaatgcaaaaaaggaaaaaagagaacATTTGGGATTTaaatatgatgaaaaaaaaacccataagtTAACTAACCCCATGAGATTGACCCTGAGATTGACCTTGAGCTGCACAAAGAGATCATAGAGCTGTCCCAAATCCGCAGCATTTCCATGGGAGTAGAGTATAGTGAGCTTGGCATAAGGGTTTCTCAAGAAGAAAGCCACAATCTTGTTGCCACGTTTGGTGTCCACCATGAGAACATCCAGAGAGCGATCTCTGGGAATCCCAGAAGCCACAAGCCGCCCATTCACCTTCTTCACACTATAGGTTGCTGGGCTGGGCGGGAAGAAGGCGAGCTTCGCCGCAAGATCCGAGACCGAGCACCCCGTCACCATGGAGACCAATCAAACTCATTGACAAAGAAGCAATGGCATATGATGAAATCTCAATGGGAAAAAGAAAGCCCTCTTCTTGCTCCTTTTGTTTCTCTGATCTTCACTCTCACAAAAACACTGGAATATGGAACAAAGACAGcagctttcttttttttttcttctatacttTCCTTCCTCTTTTAGTTGAAAAGAAGAGGTTTTGCAGAGTTGCTTTGAAAGAGGAACTGAGAATAGAATCAAAAGGAGCTTCTTTTATGGGATTTTGctgaaaatgaaggaaaaaaaaaaaaaggagcaaACTTTATGCCATTAGGGTTTGCagcaaaataagaaacaaagcTAAAAATTGAATCTTTTTCCTACTTTccaaggaggagaagaagaagaagcagaagaaagCATTTGAAGAAGTTCCCATGTGACTAGAATTGAGTGAAAGAGACAACCTATTGATAGGATTGAAGAAATGACACCAGagctcctccttctcctcctcctcctcctcaatagccctttcttttttccttccctgctaaacaagaacaacaaaagcTTTGGACTTTGGAAAGCAAATTGAAGTACTGAAAGTGGTGTTCTGCTTGGCTTTTTCTCAATTCTTTATCCAGCTCTGCAATTGAGCTCTCCTTGTGGGCCTCTCTCCTCTCTTTGGGGTTTGTGTTTTGGGAGTGAGACAGTACCACCAGTTGATGCCCCTTCATTTACTCTCCATATTTATTAATACCATGCTTTGCTGCTGCTCAGAATTCAAATTTAGAGATTCATGTGACCATCCAAGAGACACCCAATAatatatctctctctctatatatatatacacacaaacttccaattttttttttttttaatatttctgaaaataaataaataaattttcaatcttgttcttcttctgatCAGATGTATGACCAGAAAGAGGCAACAGCTTTCTGATGTTTgtgcttctctttttttatttttctttgcatttgtgTGCAAAACTAGAAATTTGGAGTTCTGCAAAAAAGAAAGGACAGAACCTCTCTGCAGGTTCTtgtgattctctttttgcactTCTCTCTGGACTTTCAGAAATGGACCACAATTTTCCACTCATTTTGCTGCATTATATCTGCAACTCTGAATCCCAAATGCAACGAATTAAatgcaccaaaataaataaataattgtcaCATTGAGAGTGAAAGAACATATAAGCAATCATCAACAGAATGATAGaatgattgaaaatttataagaaaaaaaaaaagacattatgATGTGCTTTGGAAATTTAATGAGAAACACACAAGTTTGTCTTTGCTTCTCTTAATTGGACCTACCACATCtacatattcttcttctttttcataaaaagaaaaaaacaaaaacaaaaattatgttTGAACAGTActaaatgaatttaaaatcaAGATCTAAAAGATGAGAACTATATTATGGGACCACATCGAGAAACAAGATTTGACATTATGGACTTTGTTCGCCCCTTCTCATCATTTATGTTTTTGAGAAAGAGTTTGGTGAGATTGCACCAAGACAAACACTTTGAATGGCATGGAAACATGAGATTATTCCAAGACCTCGTGCATATGAGTgatcaaataaattattgaattaattaattactgaataaataaataaataaatatcaattgaAATGAAACAATGCAATGAAGCAGTCAATATTCTAATGAGCAAGCCCCATATGACCTTCAAGCTTGCGAGTATAATGATAGATTGGCTTAATACCTTatttaatctctttattattgTCAATATGTCTTTTTAgtctttttattataatttgttcATTGTCAACTTCTCTATTTTCATGTTTGGGAAATGTCAGTTATATGACCTCATCTCTTTGTCTATCCAAGACATTGATATGATGCAGATcacttctaaaataataataataaaataatgagtataataatacaaaattaatatcTTATTTAACTTTGATGCAAAGATTGACATTTTCCAAATGTGAAAATAGAAAGGCTGAcatcaaacaaattataatattGGGACTAAAAAGATAGATTGaatataatagagggactaattaaGGTATTACACCTATTACAAGGCAAAAGCCAAGAGGGGTTGCTTTCCCAATTCTTAAGAAACATAAATTAaccaattaaaacaatatacaCACAGAACAGGCAGTATAATTATTGATTAGTGCTTTATGAACAACCTCTCAAAcataagctatatatatatatatgcatataactccacaattttcatatatatatatatatacacacacacaaaaatctCAGCATTCATCATTATATGAATTCACTTGcataaattactaattaaaaaaaaaattcattctgAAATCAAATTGGCAAGGGCGCATACTGAAGTACTGCCTGTGATCTCAATCATGAACAGCCAGTGAGTAGAATTTTCCCATAGAGATGAGAAATTTAACTCCTGTAAATTCAATGGGATGAATTGAGATACTGAATAGATCAGAtcaatattatgaataataatatctgATCTATTAAATAGATTTATCGTCGAGAATTGAATAGTATAATAACATAGgaaaatcttttatttattatccataaataatcaaaaacggGATTCCTGTGATCCAATAAAGAATCCCATTGAATTttgcatcttattttttttccacttttttCTATAACCTACCACTTTCTTTATACTTATACATACAATTACCTTATAAAATAACACATGACCGCTATTCTACTGGTCACACATATCCAAAGAGTAGAGGTGAGATGGAAAAAAAGCAGGCGAAAAATTGAGCGTTTCTTATTATAACTCTTCTTCGTAGCAGAAGTATTTACGGGTAGTCTGTCCCCCACTGTCAATCTGTCTTCCACTGTATACAGTGCCGGTTTGTGCCAAGATTCATGGAGAACTCTTTTGATGTACTAATTGTTATAGATTTAGCATTTGTGATTTTTCTGTGCAGGTATGGCAGTAATAGTGTTCCGTCAATGCTTGACGAAAAGGATCCGTAGCTActcttttcatatatttattccGCTGAGATTTGGCAATGAAATTCAAGTTGAAGTCGTAAGACCATCGGAGCACTTACCTTCAGTCCCAACCTCAGCCGGAGCCCCTTC
This window encodes:
- the LOC120265460 gene encoding cellulose synthase-like protein D2, producing MTSNGTPRRSPNIRPTPPPPPTVTFARRTSSGRYVGYSRDDLESELGSTDFSKEYFTNYHVLIPPTPDNRPMELLTMDPSISTKVEEQYVSNSLFTGGFNSATRAHLMDKVTDSDTQMPTAGAASKGASLCTVTGCDNKAMDVIPCECDFKICTDCFNDAVKLGGAVCPGCKDMYRNTEMEELLLGAVTPGRPLSLPPPAPTKMQRSLSLMNSKKQLMRSQTGEFDHNRWLFETKGTYGYGNAIWPQEEEEDHDDDEMDGDGGHAHHHHHHHHHPSQLMAKPWRPLTRKLKVPAAVLSPYRLLVVVRMAALGLFLAWRITHKNKDAVWLWGMSVVCELWFAFSWILDQLPKLFPVNRATDLSVLKEKFESPGPNNPAGKSDLPGIDVFVSTADPEKEPPLVTSNTILSILAADYPVEKLACYVSDDGGALLTFEAMAEAASFANIWVPFCRKHDIEPRNPESYFNLKRDPYKNKVKPDFVKDRRRVKREYDEFKVRINGLPESIRRRSDAFHAREEIKAMKLQRDQNAGAGVHGNGEEPPMEPVKIPKATWMADGTHWPGTWLNSSPDHTRGDHAGIIQVMLKPPSEEPLTGNEEGKMIDLTDVDIRLPMLVYLSREKRPGYDHNKKAGAMNALVRASAIMSNGPFMLNLDCDHYIYNSQAIREGMCFMLDRGGDRISYVQFPQRFEGIDPSDRYANHNTVFFDVNMRALDGLQGPVYVGTGCLFRRIALYGFDPPRLKNRSSAVVVAASSEETMALRMGDSDDGLMNMSTFPKRFGNSNFFIDSIPVAEFQGRPLADHPSVKNGRPPGALTIPRDLLDASTVAEAISTISCWYEDKTEWGQRVGWIYGSVTEDVVTGYRMHNRGWRSVYCVTKRDAFRGTAPINLTDRLHQVLRWATGSVEIFFSRNNALFASHRMKLLQRLAYLNVGVYPFTSVFLIVYCFLPALSLFSGQFIVQNLNVAFLTYLLVITITLCMLAVLEVKWSGIALEEWWRNEQFWLIGGTSAHLAAVLQGLLKVVAGIEISFTLTSKSAGDDMDDEFAELYVVKWTSLMIPPITIMMVNLIAIAVGISRTIYSVVPQWSKLLGGVFFSFWVLAHMYPFAKGLMGRRGRTPTIVFVWSGILAIGISLLWEAINPSDPNNSQIGGSFTFP
- the LOC120263726 gene encoding alpha/beta hydrolase domain-containing protein 17B-like, with the translated sequence MVTGCSVSDLAAKLAFFPPSPATYSVKKVNGRLVASGIPRDRSLDVLMVDTKRGNKIVAFFLRNPYAKLTILYSHGNAADLGQLYDLFVQLKVNLRVNLMGYDYSGYGASTGKPSESNTYADIEAIYQCLETEYGISQEDLILYGQSVGSGPTLHLAARLPRLRGVVLHSAILSGLRVLCHMNITLCFDIYKNINKIKKVKCPVLVIHGTDDDVVNWFHGNGLWKLAKEPYEPLWIKGGGHCNLELYPDYIRHLNRFVQEMESTTTASHLKKIRQSLQKTPKTSSKTTNTTFTTNCCCRIRFQLPQCKCCSQTGCLIMRSKRAAYFCNWCCGEN